A part of Aegilops tauschii subsp. strangulata cultivar AL8/78 chromosome 2, Aet v6.0, whole genome shotgun sequence genomic DNA contains:
- the LOC109745104 gene encoding fasciclin-like arabinogalactan protein 2 gives MGPQLLLVLLLVVSGGVAAAGADEAGLPRLEFRGVVYSGLRNASVAPEELAFLDVISADGACGRFARLVAETGNAGEVFRGRVAGGGGLTVFCPEDKALAEFEPAFRSLAADDRLAVLLYHATAACYGRKHFQAFDWVAVSTLAVDAATNKGIAITLRDDGDTVEMWPSPPSWEGAARVTKTASEEPPLAVYVVDAVLLPSHVRRLLDGGDEVAGLGWLDYRMPLWVTLLLVAVANLGNMADTLIRFLVTLN, from the coding sequence ATGGGCCCTCAGCTTCTGCTCGTTCTTCTGCTCGTCGTATCTGGAGGCGTTGCCGCTGCCGGCGCCGACGAGGCCGGGCTGCCCCGACTCGAGTTCCGAGGCGTCGTCTACTCTGGCCTTCGGAACGCGTCCGTCGCGCCGGAGGAGCTGGCGTTCCTGGACGTCATCTCCGCGGACGGCGCCTGCGGGCGCTTCGCCCGCCTCGTCGCCGAGACGGGGAACGCGGGCGAGGTCTTCCGGGGGCGcgtcgcgggcggcggcggtctcaCGGTGTTCTGCCCCGAGGACAAGGCCCTCGCCGAGTTCGAGCCGGCGTTCCGGagcctcgccgccgacgaccggCTCGCCGTGCTGCTGTACCACGCCACGGCGGCATGCTACGGCAGGAAGCATTTCCAGGCGTTCGACTGGGTGGCGGTGAGCACGCTGGCGGTCGACGCGGCCACCAACAAGGGCATCGCCATCACCCTCCGCGACGACGGGGACACGGTGGAGATGTGGCCGTCGCCGCCGTCATGGGAGGGCGCTGCCAGGGTGACCAAGACGGCGTCCGAGGAGCCCCCGCTTGCCGTGTACGTCGTCGACGCCGTGCTGCTGCCGAGCCATGTGCGACGACTGCTGGATGGGGGCGACGAGGTGGCTGGTCTCGGCTGGTTGGACTACCGCATGCCGCTCTGGGTGACCCTGCTACTCGTGGCCGTGGCGAACCTGGGGAACATGGCGGACACCTTGATCAGATTTCTTGTCACCCTCAACTGA